From a region of the Streptomyces sp. B21-083 genome:
- a CDS encoding DNRLRE domain-containing protein, translating into MSSTRPSRWRRRPGRRIIAAAVVAAIAASGLTYAGLSDSGERAQPEAKPRHSAPLSHAEAAAKAARTGKTVEVTSLRTAYETTWARPDGLTQRRIHSSPIRAKVDGTWRAIDTSLGHTKDGWSPRATNTRMKFSAGTDSRGQDDRADRGAGALRVPLLAQAATAATGNALVTLTTGGHDIVLTWPYDIPTPIIDGSRALYPEILPGADLVLTADDGGFAQLLVLKTRVAAADPRVTQLSYGLSSPDLSFSLDPTTGIISAEDSTGDEVAVSPTPLMWDSSGTPALTNGQAGSSASPTASESLSEDESSAPDESESPTESPEPSDTSDYVDSGDTAAEVLPDASDEAPDPSTSEGEGANPSVPAEASPDPTHSGASATLDLPSLAGPQPDSKGTLIETDLNGSTWTLTPDREFLDDADTVYPVFVDPSIRKHHNDWTTAYSRHPNANFYNGRNFNQGTSEARVGFESDTWGTSRSFFTMDWNPDLKGSSVTTAKLHILETYSWSCSPRTVNVYVTGPISNKTTWRNAPSMTAGNKLAGKSFAHGYKSATCPDEYEEFDVKRAAQKAISDGADSLTLGLRAGDENSAYSWKKFQANDGNGPYIELVYNRPPGAPTRLDLDPDLSCDTIAPYVNVGASSITFWANATDKDNNLASLRFELWPTNGSGNLLGSKGIKKIDGQVGSTREHTEPFSTSGLKNGTTYSWRVRAMDKAGVSSSFAPAKSPYCRFVFDSSRPTPPVVTSVQFPNADGNNNGLHNEPEDAIWSKVKFGSAGSFVFRASQTDVVKYEFAFNTPTYTASLPRLNGAATSTTTTWNGAKPPLAGPNVLYVRAVDDAGHVSDPRKYFFYITPRDKADTAGDFTGDAFADLMVVTATGDLWMYPSRGNSDLTKGTGTFGPAMSGAYRENPAKDPNGNVADGEPLYVGPVSGYWKNTMVAHLGDIYGGDGLQDLVAVREGKLWVYPGDGYGAVNIDKRQEILLPAGGPNLAAVTQIVSSGDATGDGKPDFFLTVKDSDTVETLWALTGYNGATVEAARALNSGPAWATRDLVNLQDITGDGVTDMLYRIVSSGRLALRTGIKDSATGGVSLDSLATSGAAAGGVDNTDYATSGWTAPDIKLAFGTADADGDAIPDIWAVTGTGAVRFYPGGRSALGAFTAVPSGGWSGMLTLG; encoded by the coding sequence ATGTCGAGCACACGGCCGAGCAGATGGCGCCGCAGACCCGGTCGCCGGATCATCGCGGCGGCCGTCGTGGCCGCCATCGCGGCCTCCGGCCTGACGTACGCCGGGTTGAGCGACAGCGGGGAGCGTGCACAGCCGGAGGCCAAGCCCCGGCACAGCGCGCCGTTGAGCCACGCCGAGGCCGCCGCGAAGGCCGCGCGGACCGGAAAGACGGTCGAGGTCACGAGCCTGCGTACGGCGTACGAGACCACGTGGGCACGGCCGGACGGTCTGACGCAGCGACGGATCCACTCGTCGCCCATCCGGGCCAAGGTGGACGGGACATGGCGGGCGATCGACACCTCGCTCGGGCACACCAAGGACGGCTGGTCCCCCAGGGCGACGAACACGCGGATGAAGTTCTCGGCGGGCACGGACAGCCGCGGGCAGGACGACCGGGCCGATCGCGGAGCGGGCGCTCTCCGGGTCCCGCTCCTGGCACAAGCGGCCACAGCCGCGACCGGTAACGCACTGGTGACCCTGACCACCGGCGGTCACGACATCGTCCTGACCTGGCCGTACGACATCCCCACGCCGATCATCGACGGCTCACGAGCGCTCTACCCGGAGATCCTGCCCGGCGCAGACCTGGTGTTGACGGCGGACGACGGGGGCTTCGCGCAATTGCTCGTCCTGAAGACCCGTGTGGCGGCGGCCGACCCCCGCGTGACGCAGCTGTCGTACGGCCTGTCCTCCCCCGATCTCAGCTTCTCCCTGGACCCGACCACCGGCATCATCAGCGCCGAGGACAGCACCGGCGATGAGGTGGCGGTCTCCCCCACCCCCTTGATGTGGGACAGCTCGGGCACCCCGGCGCTCACCAACGGCCAGGCCGGCAGCAGCGCATCGCCGACCGCCTCGGAATCACTGTCCGAGGACGAGTCGAGCGCACCCGACGAATCCGAGTCCCCGACGGAGTCCCCAGAGCCGAGCGACACCTCCGACTACGTCGACTCGGGAGACACGGCCGCCGAGGTACTCCCGGACGCCTCCGACGAGGCTCCGGACCCGTCCACTTCGGAAGGTGAGGGGGCCAATCCCTCCGTACCGGCGGAGGCTTCGCCGGATCCGACGCATTCGGGCGCGAGCGCGACGCTCGATCTGCCGTCACTGGCAGGCCCGCAGCCGGACTCCAAGGGCACCCTCATCGAGACCGACCTGAACGGCTCGACCTGGACGCTGACGCCTGATCGGGAGTTTCTCGACGACGCGGACACGGTGTACCCGGTCTTCGTCGACCCGTCGATCCGCAAGCACCACAACGATTGGACGACGGCCTACAGCCGTCACCCCAACGCGAACTTCTACAACGGGCGGAACTTCAACCAGGGGACGAGCGAGGCGCGGGTCGGCTTCGAGTCGGACACCTGGGGGACGTCCCGGTCCTTCTTCACCATGGACTGGAACCCCGACCTGAAGGGTTCCTCCGTCACGACAGCGAAGCTGCACATTCTGGAGACGTACTCCTGGTCGTGCAGCCCGCGCACCGTGAACGTGTACGTCACCGGGCCGATCAGCAACAAGACGACCTGGCGGAACGCGCCCAGCATGACGGCCGGCAACAAGCTGGCGGGCAAGAGCTTCGCCCATGGGTACAAGTCGGCGACCTGCCCGGACGAGTACGAGGAGTTCGACGTCAAGCGCGCCGCCCAGAAGGCGATTTCGGACGGCGCGGACTCCCTGACCCTCGGTCTGCGCGCAGGCGATGAGAACTCCGCGTACTCCTGGAAGAAGTTCCAGGCCAACGACGGCAACGGCCCGTACATCGAACTGGTCTACAACCGCCCGCCGGGCGCACCCACCAGGTTGGACCTCGATCCCGACCTGTCGTGCGACACCATCGCGCCGTACGTGAACGTCGGTGCCTCCTCGATCACCTTCTGGGCGAACGCGACCGACAAGGACAACAACCTGGCCTCGCTGCGCTTCGAGCTGTGGCCGACGAACGGCAGCGGCAACCTGCTGGGATCCAAGGGCATAAAGAAGATAGACGGCCAGGTCGGTTCGACCCGGGAACACACCGAGCCGTTCTCCACGAGCGGGCTGAAGAACGGCACCACCTACTCCTGGCGAGTGCGAGCCATGGACAAGGCGGGGGTCAGCTCATCGTTCGCGCCCGCGAAGTCGCCGTACTGCCGCTTCGTCTTCGACAGTTCACGGCCGACACCGCCCGTCGTCACCTCGGTTCAGTTCCCCAACGCGGACGGGAACAACAACGGTCTCCACAACGAGCCCGAGGACGCCATCTGGAGCAAGGTGAAGTTCGGCTCTGCGGGCTCCTTCGTCTTCAGGGCCTCGCAGACGGATGTGGTCAAGTACGAATTCGCCTTCAACACACCTACGTACACGGCTTCCCTCCCCCGTCTGAACGGGGCCGCCACCTCGACGACGACCACCTGGAACGGCGCCAAACCACCACTCGCCGGGCCGAATGTGCTGTATGTGCGGGCCGTTGACGACGCGGGGCATGTGTCGGATCCCCGGAAGTACTTCTTCTACATCACCCCCAGGGACAAAGCCGATACCGCGGGAGACTTCACGGGTGACGCGTTCGCGGACCTGATGGTGGTGACCGCCACCGGCGACCTCTGGATGTATCCCAGCCGGGGCAACTCCGACCTGACCAAGGGAACCGGTACGTTCGGGCCCGCGATGTCCGGCGCCTACCGGGAGAACCCGGCGAAGGACCCGAACGGAAACGTGGCTGACGGCGAGCCGCTGTACGTCGGTCCGGTCTCGGGCTACTGGAAGAACACGATGGTCGCGCACCTCGGTGACATTTATGGGGGTGACGGTCTCCAGGACCTCGTCGCCGTGCGCGAAGGCAAACTGTGGGTCTACCCGGGCGACGGTTACGGCGCGGTCAACATCGACAAGCGTCAGGAGATCCTGCTCCCGGCAGGTGGGCCCAACCTGGCGGCTGTCACCCAGATCGTGTCGTCCGGGGACGCCACCGGGGACGGCAAGCCCGACTTCTTCCTCACGGTGAAGGACAGCGACACCGTGGAGACTCTGTGGGCCCTCACCGGCTACAACGGAGCCACCGTCGAGGCAGCCAGGGCACTGAACTCCGGCCCGGCGTGGGCGACCCGCGACCTGGTCAACCTCCAGGACATCACCGGGGACGGGGTCACGGACATGCTCTACCGGATCGTCAGCAGTGGGCGTCTCGCGCTGCGCACGGGAATCAAGGACAGCGCGACCGGCGGCGTGAGCCTCGACTCGCTGGCCACCTCGGGAGCTGCGGCCGGCGGTGTGGACAACACCGACTACGCGACCTCCGGCTGGACCGCCCCCGACATCAAACTGGCCTTCGGTACAGCCGACGCCGACGGTGACGCCATCCCGGACATCTGGGCGGTCACGGGGACGGGCGCCGTCCGCTTTTACCCGGGGGGCCGTTCAGCCCTCGGTGCCTTCACGGCGGTCCCCAGCGGCGGCTGGTCGGGCATGCTGACCCTCGGCTGA
- a CDS encoding ANTAR domain-containing protein, with the protein MSVAPVSPPSPSLGNGPLTIRTEMWGTTAVLASSGEIVHGCTTVLDPVLGKLPGETNGLVLDMTEVTFMDTAGLQFLERLEDFRADAGIPLWTVNWNGQPLRILELTGLSIPPAASDATGSLSAWLPPDIRHLLALLRSEQGLAAVAAERAERVRRLQAEVQQLQQAIESRPVIDQARGILMAVESCTADEAWDALRDTSQHTNTKLREVAEAIVTVSTGGPPPAEPVRTALRDAVRRQHARDDTR; encoded by the coding sequence ATGTCTGTCGCCCCCGTATCTCCACCGTCGCCGTCACTGGGCAACGGGCCACTGACCATCCGCACCGAGATGTGGGGAACCACCGCGGTCCTGGCATCGAGCGGGGAAATCGTTCACGGCTGCACCACGGTGCTCGATCCTGTCCTGGGCAAGCTCCCCGGCGAAACGAACGGCCTGGTCCTGGACATGACGGAGGTCACCTTCATGGACACGGCCGGACTCCAGTTCCTGGAGCGCCTGGAGGACTTCAGAGCCGACGCCGGCATCCCCTTATGGACCGTCAACTGGAACGGCCAGCCCCTCCGCATCCTGGAGCTCACCGGCCTGTCCATACCCCCCGCCGCCTCCGACGCCACGGGCTCCCTCTCCGCGTGGCTCCCGCCGGACATCCGCCACCTGCTCGCCCTCCTCCGCTCCGAACAGGGCCTTGCGGCGGTGGCCGCGGAACGCGCGGAACGGGTGCGGCGACTCCAGGCGGAGGTTCAGCAGCTGCAGCAGGCCATCGAGTCCCGCCCGGTCATCGACCAGGCCCGCGGAATCCTCATGGCCGTCGAGTCATGCACCGCCGACGAGGCCTGGGACGCCCTGCGCGACACCTCCCAACACACGAACACCAAACTCCGCGAGGTCGCCGAAGCGATCGTCACGGTGAGCACGGGCGGCCCACCTCCGGCGGAGCCGGTCCGAACGGCGCTACGGGATGCGGTGCGACGGCAGCACGCGCGTGATGACACGCGCTGA
- a CDS encoding STAS domain-containing protein produces the protein MLVVLEVRSASILCRRHGMELLELGATGTWGWGVDSLRRAKASASMPGPSEGGGALRMRPLPDRAGWRAVGEITSATCPTWEQTLEQLTRRMTVRKEIVCHLEMSAVTFVDVAGASALAVAAQDLPGRRRIVIERPPATLPRLLEMFWPDLSVIEVVAR, from the coding sequence GTGCTTGTCGTGCTGGAGGTGCGCTCGGCGTCTATCCTCTGTCGGCGGCACGGTATGGAGCTACTGGAGCTGGGTGCGACCGGCACATGGGGGTGGGGCGTGGACAGTTTGCGACGGGCGAAGGCCTCGGCGTCGATGCCGGGTCCGTCAGAGGGCGGGGGCGCGTTGCGAATGCGTCCGTTGCCGGACCGGGCGGGCTGGCGGGCCGTCGGCGAGATCACTTCGGCCACGTGCCCGACCTGGGAGCAGACACTTGAGCAGCTGACCCGTCGTATGACCGTACGTAAAGAGATCGTGTGCCATCTGGAGATGTCCGCCGTGACCTTCGTCGATGTCGCCGGTGCCTCGGCTCTGGCGGTGGCCGCTCAGGACCTTCCGGGCCGGCGGCGCATCGTGATCGAACGGCCGCCCGCCACTCTACCACGGCTGCTTGAAATGTTCTGGCCAGACTTGTCCGTGATCGAGGTGGTGGCGCGATGA
- a CDS encoding sensor histidine kinase, translating to MTATKTAEATAESFVHPALFYRGEDEYLDGTVPFIREGLKAGHPVAVAVPGANLALLRENLGADAVSVHFLDMSDAGRNPGRIIPRVLRAFADAHPQTHVRIIGEPIWPGRSSVEYPACVQHEALINPAFQGRDVTILCPYDAVRLDKDVLTDAYATHPVIVSGGSQRPSPSYAPGQVVAEYNRPLPEAPAAAEPQHFGRDELPVVRHFAVARAAELGLSGVRLDDLALAVAELTTNSVVHGGGSGSLRIWSEGSQLVCEVRDGGQLDDPLAGRRPATRDQRGGRGLLLVHTVADLVRIHTDPGGTAIRLYLGH from the coding sequence ATGACTGCCACGAAGACCGCTGAGGCGACCGCCGAGTCGTTCGTTCATCCCGCTCTGTTCTACCGGGGCGAGGACGAGTATCTGGACGGCACGGTGCCCTTCATCCGCGAGGGGCTGAAGGCCGGGCACCCGGTGGCGGTCGCCGTGCCCGGCGCGAACCTGGCCCTGCTCAGGGAGAATCTGGGCGCGGATGCCGTGTCCGTGCACTTCCTCGACATGAGCGACGCGGGCCGCAACCCGGGCCGGATCATCCCGAGGGTGCTGCGTGCCTTCGCCGACGCCCACCCTCAGACGCATGTGCGGATCATCGGGGAGCCGATCTGGCCCGGCCGCAGCAGCGTCGAGTACCCGGCGTGTGTGCAGCACGAGGCGCTGATCAACCCGGCCTTCCAGGGCCGGGACGTGACCATCCTGTGCCCGTACGACGCCGTGCGCCTCGACAAGGACGTGCTCACCGACGCGTACGCGACCCACCCGGTGATCGTCTCCGGCGGCAGCCAGAGGCCCAGCCCGTCCTACGCGCCCGGGCAGGTCGTCGCCGAGTACAACCGGCCGCTCCCGGAGGCTCCCGCAGCGGCCGAACCCCAGCACTTCGGCCGCGACGAGCTGCCGGTCGTCCGGCATTTCGCCGTCGCGCGGGCCGCCGAGCTGGGGCTGTCCGGCGTACGCCTGGACGATCTCGCTCTCGCGGTGGCCGAGCTGACCACCAACAGCGTGGTGCACGGCGGGGGCTCCGGGAGCCTGCGGATCTGGTCCGAGGGCTCACAGCTGGTGTGCGAGGTCCGCGACGGCGGGCAATTGGACGACCCGCTCGCCGGGCGCCGCCCGGCCACCCGGGACCAGCGTGGCGGCCGCGGCCTGCTGCTGGTGCACACCGTCGCCGACCTGGTCCGCATCCACACCGACCCAGGTGGTACGGCCATCCGGCTCTACCTCGGCCACTAG
- a CDS encoding alpha/beta hydrolase, translated as MRRSAAMLCGVTVVLAGTITAVPANASVSPSANTARTAKASWKACGTDDTPTLQCASVKVPLNHAKPQGRQITLALSRVPHTAKTYQGPLLVNPGGPGGSGLSLAGFVASSLPKDVAAQYDVIGFDPRGVGASQPALDCKPGHFDPVRPDSVPSTPAIEKANVARAKAFAQACGRKYAAVLPYINTVSAVQDMDSIRVALGAKKINYFGYSYGTYLGAVYAKMYPQRVRRLVLDSMVDPTGVWYDANIQQDYAFDKRHKALMTWIAKYDSTYKLGTDPKKIEAKWYAMRAALAKKPAGGKVGASELEDIFIPGGYNNGYWPTLAQTFAAYVNDHNTDALVKAYDNIAAIDASGDNGYSVYTSVQCRDASWPRDWNQWRKDNWAVYKKAPFMAWNNAWYNAPCAFWPTKPLKPVNVANSKLPPVLLFQATDDAATPYQGGVTMSRLLRGSSLVVEQGGGNHGITLSGNACLDKYLAAYLTNGKVPHGSGVADAVCQKSPDPKPQGTETTAVRTAQTAPATGESTLRGILGFRG; from the coding sequence ATGAGAAGAAGCGCAGCCATGCTGTGCGGCGTCACCGTCGTGCTGGCCGGGACGATCACCGCCGTCCCCGCCAACGCCAGCGTGTCGCCCTCCGCGAACACCGCCCGGACCGCGAAGGCCAGTTGGAAGGCGTGCGGTACGGACGACACCCCGACGCTCCAGTGCGCGTCGGTGAAGGTGCCGCTCAACCACGCGAAGCCGCAGGGGAGGCAGATCACCCTGGCGCTGTCCCGCGTGCCGCACACCGCGAAGACGTATCAGGGCCCGCTGCTGGTCAACCCGGGCGGGCCCGGTGGCAGTGGCCTGAGCCTGGCCGGCTTCGTCGCGTCCTCCCTGCCCAAGGACGTCGCGGCCCAGTACGACGTCATCGGCTTCGACCCGCGCGGCGTGGGCGCGAGCCAGCCCGCCCTGGACTGCAAGCCGGGTCACTTCGACCCGGTGCGCCCGGACTCCGTGCCCAGCACACCGGCGATCGAGAAGGCCAACGTCGCTCGCGCCAAGGCGTTCGCCCAGGCCTGCGGCAGGAAGTACGCGGCCGTCCTGCCCTACATCAACACGGTCAGCGCCGTGCAGGACATGGACTCGATCCGGGTGGCCCTCGGCGCGAAGAAGATCAACTACTTCGGTTACTCGTACGGCACCTACCTCGGCGCGGTCTACGCCAAGATGTACCCCCAGCGGGTGCGGCGCCTGGTGCTGGACTCGATGGTCGACCCGACCGGAGTCTGGTACGACGCCAACATCCAGCAGGACTACGCCTTCGACAAGCGTCACAAGGCGCTGATGACGTGGATAGCCAAGTACGACTCAACGTACAAGCTCGGCACCGATCCGAAGAAGATCGAGGCCAAGTGGTACGCCATGCGGGCGGCCCTCGCCAAGAAGCCGGCGGGCGGCAAGGTGGGCGCCTCCGAGCTGGAGGACATCTTCATACCCGGCGGCTACAACAACGGCTACTGGCCCACCCTCGCCCAGACGTTCGCGGCCTACGTCAACGACCACAACACCGATGCGCTGGTCAAGGCATACGACAACATCGCCGCCATCGACGCCTCCGGCGACAACGGCTACAGCGTCTACACCTCCGTGCAGTGCCGTGACGCGTCCTGGCCGCGCGACTGGAACCAGTGGCGCAAGGACAACTGGGCGGTGTACAAGAAGGCCCCGTTCATGGCCTGGAACAACGCCTGGTACAACGCCCCGTGCGCGTTCTGGCCGACGAAGCCGCTCAAGCCGGTGAACGTCGCCAACTCCAAGCTCCCGCCGGTCCTGCTGTTCCAGGCGACGGACGACGCGGCCACCCCGTACCAGGGTGGTGTCACCATGAGCCGGCTGCTGCGCGGCTCCAGCCTGGTGGTGGAGCAGGGCGGCGGCAACCACGGCATCACGCTGAGCGGCAACGCCTGCCTCGACAAGTACCTGGCGGCGTACCTCACCAACGGCAAGGTTCCCCACGGCAGTGGTGTGGCCGACGCGGTCTGCCAGAAGTCGCCCGACCCGAAGCCGCAGGGCACCGAGACGACGGCAGTGCGTACGGCACAGACGGCACCCGCGACGGGTGAAAGCACCCTGCGCGGGATTCTCGGCTTCCGCGGCTGA
- a CDS encoding aldehyde dehydrogenase family protein: MSDGQRLFVGGSWVEPADGHYEVIDPATEDVVGWAPEASREQAHAAAAAAREAFGPWSRTSPEERAAVLARAADIIQSNLVSYAALAQAETGATTGTARGMQVGVGAARFRRYATVETAEWAIPPQVNEGGPFGKAAVMGALAIRQPVGVVACITSYNNPWANPAGKIAPALAMGNTVVVKPAPQDPLSVYRMAEALEAAGVPPGVVNVVSGTRAEVGEAVVDSRDVDMVSFTGSTAVGQRIAEVCGRDMKRQLMELGGKGAALVFDDADIRSAVAGIGTTFSFYSGQICTAPTRVLAQRGVYGQLVEQLAAYAGHLKVGDPRAQGTVVGPVISGPHRDRIETYVELGRKEGAVVVAGGERPPYDRGFYVAPTLLADCTNDMRVAREEIFGPVVTVIPFDDEEEGIALANDSDYGLIDYVWSADVARAFRVARRLRAGGVGVNTVGRNMEAPFGGFKRSGVGRDVGSYALHAYGEVQAVVWAG; the protein is encoded by the coding sequence GTGAGCGACGGACAGCGGCTGTTCGTCGGCGGCTCGTGGGTGGAGCCGGCCGACGGGCACTACGAGGTGATCGACCCGGCGACGGAGGACGTCGTCGGGTGGGCGCCGGAGGCCTCGCGGGAGCAGGCGCACGCCGCCGCGGCGGCGGCCCGCGAGGCCTTCGGGCCGTGGTCGCGCACCTCACCGGAGGAACGGGCCGCCGTCCTGGCCCGCGCCGCGGACATCATCCAGAGCAACCTGGTGTCGTACGCGGCGCTCGCCCAGGCGGAGACCGGTGCCACGACGGGGACCGCGCGCGGAATGCAGGTGGGCGTGGGCGCCGCCCGTTTCCGCCGGTACGCGACGGTGGAAACGGCCGAGTGGGCGATCCCGCCGCAGGTCAACGAGGGGGGCCCGTTCGGGAAGGCGGCGGTGATGGGTGCGCTGGCGATACGCCAGCCGGTGGGCGTGGTCGCCTGCATCACCTCGTACAACAACCCCTGGGCCAACCCGGCCGGAAAGATCGCGCCCGCACTGGCGATGGGCAACACGGTCGTCGTGAAGCCCGCTCCGCAGGACCCGCTGTCGGTGTACCGGATGGCGGAGGCGCTGGAGGCGGCGGGCGTGCCGCCGGGTGTCGTCAACGTGGTCAGCGGGACCCGCGCCGAGGTGGGGGAGGCGGTGGTCGACTCACGGGACGTCGACATGGTCAGCTTCACCGGCTCGACGGCGGTCGGCCAGCGGATCGCCGAGGTGTGCGGCCGTGACATGAAACGCCAGTTGATGGAGCTGGGCGGCAAGGGCGCGGCACTCGTCTTCGACGACGCGGACATCCGCTCGGCGGTCGCGGGCATCGGCACGACGTTCTCGTTCTACAGCGGCCAGATCTGCACGGCGCCGACGAGGGTGCTGGCACAGCGTGGTGTCTACGGACAGTTGGTCGAGCAACTCGCCGCGTATGCAGGTCACTTGAAGGTGGGTGACCCGCGCGCTCAGGGCACGGTGGTCGGGCCGGTCATCTCGGGGCCGCACCGGGACCGGATCGAGACGTACGTCGAACTCGGCCGCAAGGAAGGCGCGGTGGTGGTCGCGGGCGGGGAACGGCCGCCGTACGACCGGGGGTTCTACGTCGCCCCGACCCTGCTGGCCGACTGCACGAACGACATGCGGGTGGCCCGGGAGGAGATCTTCGGCCCGGTGGTGACCGTCATCCCCTTCGACGACGAGGAGGAGGGCATCGCGCTGGCCAACGACAGCGACTACGGCCTCATCGACTACGTCTGGTCGGCGGACGTGGCCCGCGCGTTCCGGGTCGCCCGGCGCCTCCGGGCGGGCGGAGTGGGCGTGAACACCGTCGGACGGAACATGGAAGCACCGTTCGGGGGGTTCAAGCGGAGCGGGGTCGGGCGCGATGTGGGGTCGTACGCGCTGCACGCGTACGGGGAGGTGCAGGCGGTGGTCTGGGCGGGGTGA
- a CDS encoding N-acyl-D-amino-acid deacylase family protein, translated as MLDHLIAGVTVVDGTGAPAYVADVGIRDGRIAAIGARITEDARTTEDASGLVLAPGFVDPHTHYDAQLFWDPYATPSLNHGVTTVAAGNCGFTLAPLNPDRPGDADYTRRMMSKVEGMSLVALEEGAPWSWSGFGEYLDALEGRIAVNAGFMVGHCALRRYVMGPDAVGGQPTEEQLAAMLALLHEAMNAGAWGFSTTQSSSHSDGDGKPVASRHALPAELIALSQAVGEHEGTQIEAIVAGCLDQFSDAEIDLFVEMSAAAGRPLNWNVLTIDSAVPARVPRQLEASERARKAGGRIVALTMPILTPMNMSLGTFCALNLIPGWGPVLGLPVPERITQLGDPAVRAELVRLSQSEDVGVFRRLTDFGRYVIGDTYSAANEGLTGRVVQDIAAERGQDPFSCLVEICVADELRTVLWPMPTDNDPASWALRAETWRHEDVLLGGSDAGAHLDRMCGAPYTTRFLGDCLRGRKLVPLERAVRMLTDEPARLFGLRERGRVQEGFHADLVLFDPERIAADKATLVHDLPGDSPRLDSKAIGVTAVWVNGVETIRDDVVTGAVPGTVLRSGRDTATVSTK; from the coding sequence GTGCTTGACCATCTGATCGCGGGCGTCACCGTCGTCGACGGGACCGGTGCACCCGCCTACGTCGCGGATGTGGGGATACGGGACGGTCGCATCGCGGCCATCGGGGCCCGGATCACCGAGGACGCGCGGACGACCGAGGACGCGTCCGGGCTCGTCCTCGCACCCGGGTTCGTCGATCCGCACACGCACTACGACGCCCAGCTCTTCTGGGACCCGTATGCGACGCCGTCCCTCAATCACGGGGTCACGACCGTCGCCGCCGGCAACTGCGGTTTCACGCTTGCCCCGTTGAACCCGGACCGGCCGGGCGATGCCGACTACACGCGCCGGATGATGTCCAAGGTCGAGGGGATGTCCCTGGTCGCGCTGGAGGAAGGGGCGCCCTGGAGCTGGAGCGGCTTCGGGGAGTACCTGGACGCGCTGGAGGGGCGGATCGCGGTCAACGCCGGTTTCATGGTGGGGCATTGCGCTCTGCGGCGCTACGTGATGGGGCCGGACGCGGTGGGTGGGCAGCCGACGGAGGAACAACTCGCCGCCATGCTCGCCCTGTTGCACGAGGCCATGAACGCCGGGGCCTGGGGGTTCTCCACCACGCAGTCGTCCTCGCACTCCGACGGCGACGGCAAGCCGGTGGCGTCCCGGCACGCGTTGCCCGCCGAGCTCATCGCCCTCTCCCAGGCGGTCGGCGAGCACGAGGGCACCCAGATCGAGGCGATCGTCGCGGGCTGCCTCGACCAGTTCAGCGACGCGGAGATCGATCTGTTCGTCGAGATGAGCGCGGCGGCCGGGCGCCCCCTGAACTGGAACGTGCTCACCATCGACTCGGCCGTGCCGGCCCGCGTACCCCGCCAGCTGGAGGCAAGCGAGCGCGCCCGTAAGGCCGGTGGCCGGATCGTCGCGCTCACCATGCCCATCCTCACGCCGATGAACATGTCCCTCGGCACCTTCTGCGCGCTGAACCTGATCCCCGGTTGGGGGCCGGTGCTCGGCCTGCCCGTTCCCGAGCGGATCACCCAGCTCGGCGACCCCGCCGTACGGGCGGAGCTGGTCCGCCTGTCGCAGAGCGAGGACGTCGGTGTCTTCCGGCGGCTGACGGACTTCGGGCGGTACGTCATCGGGGACACGTACAGCGCGGCGAACGAGGGCCTGACCGGAAGGGTGGTGCAGGACATCGCCGCCGAACGCGGCCAGGACCCCTTCAGCTGCCTCGTCGAGATCTGCGTCGCCGACGAACTGCGTACGGTCCTGTGGCCCATGCCCACCGACAACGACCCCGCGTCCTGGGCGCTGCGCGCCGAGACCTGGCGGCACGAGGACGTGCTGCTGGGCGGCTCCGACGCCGGCGCGCACCTGGACCGGATGTGCGGGGCCCCGTACACGACCCGGTTCCTGGGTGACTGTCTGCGCGGGCGCAAGCTCGTGCCGCTGGAGCGGGCGGTGCGGATGCTGACCGACGAGCCGGCTCGGCTGTTCGGCCTGCGCGAGCGGGGGCGTGTCCAGGAGGGCTTCCACGCGGACCTGGTCCTCTTCGACCCGGAGCGGATCGCCGCCGACAAGGCCACCCTGGTGCACGACCTGCCGGGTGACAGCCCGCGTCTCGACTCGAAGGCGATCGGGGTGACGGCCGTGTGGGTGAACGGAGTCGAGACGATCCGGGACGATGTGGTGACCGGTGCGGTACCCGGCACAGTGCTTCGCTCGGGCCGTGACACGGCCACGGTGAGCACCAAGTGA